AAGAAGATCCACTGCGTCCAGCGATAGTATTCGGGCGTAGACGAGTTGATCTCGCGGCTCCAGTCGAACGAGATGCCGATCAGCCGGAACTGCCGTTTGTAGTTCGCTGAGTATTGAGCAATCAGCTTGGCCGGGTTGGTCTTCGATTTGATGGCCGCATTCTCAGCCGGCAGGCCGAACGCATCCCAGCCCATCGGGTGCAAAACGTTGTAGCCGCGCATCCGGTAGAAGCGGCTCAAGACGTCGGTCGGCACGTAGTTGCGGCAGTGGCCCACGCTCAAGCCGTCGCCCGAGGGATACGGGAAGAAGTCGAGAATGTAGGCTTTAGGGCGCTCGTCGGCGGGCGTGGTCGCGTACAGCGTGTCGGCTTCCCACTTCGCCATCCATTGCGATTCAAACTCTTGCGGCGTGTACTTTTCGTTGGCGGAGAATCCGACGAACTTCTTCGCCGGTTTGGCCGCCGACTTCTTGGCAACTGCCTTCTTCGTCGCCTTCGCTTTCGGCGCAGTCTTCCTGACCGTCGTTTTCTTTTTAGCGGCTACTTTCGTCGCCGTCTTCTTTTTGGTCGCTGTTTTCTTCTTTGTCGTAACCATCGTCGTTGTTCCTCTTCTCTTCCTCATTTTCATAGCACGGATATACAGAATGTACGGATGAGATCCGTACATTCTGATAATCCGTGCTCTTCATTCCTTTAGAAACTGAATCAACCTCTCGTTGAAAACTTTCCCAAGTTTCTGCGGCGCGCGGGCCGCAAGCTCTGGCTGGCCCTCGCCAAACTCAAAGACGTGAAGTTGCGAATTGGGAATCGCCTTCGCAAACATCTCGGCCTGCGAGACGGGCAGGAAAAAGTCGGCGTCCACCCACAAGATCAACGTTGGCACCTTCATCTCGCCGGGCAAACTCTCGCTCAACTGCTCCGCGCCCTCAGCGGCCACCAGCGCCAGCTTGGTGATCCGGCCCGGTTCGATCATGGCCGCCCGCCAGGCGACGAGGCCGCCCCAGTTGTAGCCCACCAGCGTCACCCGCGAGATCGCCAGCCGGTCGAAAACATCCAGCACGCAATCTACCGCGCTCTCGGTCGAGATCGGTCCATCGGGCCGCGCCGCGTCGCCGAAGCCCGGCAGTTCAACGGCAACAGCCCGGAAGCCCGCCGCCGCCACTTCTTCGAGAGTCGTGTTCCACGCCTGCCAATTGTTCAGGGGCGGAATCCGGCCATGCAAAAACACGACGGCTGGCCCTGAGC
This genomic interval from Chloroflexota bacterium contains the following:
- a CDS encoding alpha/beta hydrolase — translated: MKGEGATFVLRHPSFVTLMDSRFVDTAFGRAHARLAGSGPAVVFLHGRIPPLNNWQAWNTTLEEVAAAGFRAVAVELPGFGDAARPDGPISTESAVDCVLDVFDRLAISRVTLVGYNWGGLVAWRAAMIEPGRITKLALVAAEGAEQLSESLPGEMKVPTLILWVDADFFLPVSQAEMFAKAIPNSQLHVFEFGEGQPELAARAPQKLGKVFNERLIQFLKE